The following are encoded together in the Lathyrus oleraceus cultivar Zhongwan6 chromosome 3, CAAS_Psat_ZW6_1.0, whole genome shotgun sequence genome:
- the LOC127126208 gene encoding gamma-tubulin complex component 3 yields the protein MDDEEEQQKLPDLVKALVHHLLSQNLPPNSPPLNPTSSHFQNSLRYAHRILSSHLTPSVTPDAAAIAESIKRRLATEGRSSEALSFADLYTKFVSKAADVDNKWALLHLFNIISQDRKTAVKSQLDASVFLPNLTISDNNVGPRRIENKGWSDGVVVLAKDPNNRRDIAFREYVKLVKEENDVTEEAMVTDVLYACQGVDGKYVKFDNENNCYVLLDSIRVSRGTTGMVYRLCELGVLFKKVIGYIEQSLGRFQTEDVGTVGQAFCSALQNELSDYYKLLAVLEAHSSNPIPLLSESASSVNYLSLRRLAVWLAEPMVKMKLMADLVEKCRVLRGGAMAGAIHLHARHGDLMVHEFMKRLLQRVCSPLFEMVKRWVLEGELEDIFAEFFIVGQPVKAESLWREGYRLHDAMLPSFISASLAQRILRTGKSINFLRVCCEDRGWAHAATEVAIDTGATARRGGFGYGETDTLESLVDEASKRIDKHLLDVIYERYKFKEHCLAIKRYLLLGQGDFVQYLMDIVGPELSGPANTISSFKVAGLLETAIRASNAQYDDPDILDRLRVKMMPHESGDRGWDVFSLEYDARVPLDTVFTESVMARYLRIFNFLWKLKRVEHALIGAWKTLKPNCITSNSFIRLQSSVKMQLVSALRRCKVLWVKINHFISNFQYYIMFEVLEISWSNFLSEMEVAKDLDDLLAAHEKYMDSIVEKSLLGELSQSLYKSLVVIFDLILRFRSHADILYEGIHMLQARITESSLSSRDQKKTRKQLKDKSLDEGSWVADGKKALTQHAGEFLRKMEQDLDAITKEYTSLQEEFISQLPVQQHVDLKFLFFRLDFNDFYRRVVS from the exons ATGGACGACGAAGAAGAACAACAAAAGCTTCCAGATCTAGTAAAAGCCCTCGTCCACCATCTACTTTCTCAAAATCTTCCCCCAAATTCCCCACCCTTAAACCCTACCTCCTCTCACTTCCAAAACTCCCTCCGTTACGCCCACCGCATTCTCTCCAGCCACCTCACTCCCTCCGTAACCCCCGACGCCGCCGCCATCGCCGAATCCATCAAACGCCGTCTCGCCACCGAAGGTAGATCCTCCGAAGCCCTCTCATTCGCTGACCTATATACCAAATTCGTTTCCAAAGCCGCCGATGTTGATAACAAGTGGGCCCTACTTCATCTCTTCAATATCATTTCTCAAGATCGTAAAACCGCCGTTAAATCTCAACTCGATGCTTCCGTTTTTCTTCCGAATTTAACTATCTCCGATAACAACGTTGGTCCACGCCGTATTGAAAATAAGGGATGGAGCGACGGTGTTGTTGTTCTTGCTAAGGATCCTAATAATCGCCGCGACATTGCGTTTCGTGAGTATGTGAAATTGGTTAAGGAAGAAAACGATGTGACGGAAGAGGCTATGGTGACTGATGTGCTTTATGCTTGTCAAGGAGTTGATGGTAAGTATGTGAAATTTGATAATGAGAATAACTGTTACGTTTTGTTGGATTCAATTAGGGTTTCTAGGGGAACTACGGGTATGGTTTATAGGCTTTGTGAGTTAGGGGTTTTGTTTAAGAAGGTTATTGGGTACATAGAGCAGAGTTTGGGTCGTTTTCAGACTGAAGATGTGGGAACTGTTGGCCAAGCTTTTTGTTCTGCTTTACAGAATGAGTTGAGTGATTATTACAAGTTGTTGGCTGTGCTTGAGGCTCATTCTTCGAATCCGATTCCTTTGTTGTCTGAATCTGCAAGTTCTGTTAACTACCTTTCGCTGAGGAGATTGGCTGTTTGGCTTGCTGAGCCAATGGTGAAGATGAAGTTGATGGCTGATTTGGTTGAGAAGTGTAGAGTTTTGCGCGGAGGTGCGATGGCGGGTGCCATTCATTTGCACGCCAGACACGGGGATCTGATGGTTCATGAGTTTATGAAGAGGTTGCTTCAGCGCGTGTGTTCTCCGCTTTTTGAAATGGTGAAGAGGTGGGTTTTGGAAGGGGAGTTAGAAGATATATTTGCTGAGTTTTTTATTGTTGGGCAGCCTGTGAAAGCTGAATCTCTTTGGAGAGAGGGATACAGGCTCCATGATGCCATGCTTCCTTCTTTTATTTCAGCTTCTCTTGCTCAGAGGATTTTGAGGACTGGAAAGTCCATAAATTTTCTGCGTGTTTGTTGTGAGGATCGCGGTTGGGCTCATGCTGCAACTGAAGTTGCCATTGATACAGGGGCTACAGCAAGACGGGGTGGTTTTGGCTACGGGGAAACTGATACTCTTGAGTCATTAGTTGATGAAGCTTCAAAAAGAATTGACAAGCATCTATTGGATGTAATTTATGAGAGGTATAAATTCAAAGAGCACTGTCTCGCAATTAAGCGGTATTTATTACTTGGCCAAGGTGATTTTGTGCAATATCTGATGGACATTGTTGGGCCTGAGCTTTCTGGGCCAGCTAACACTATAAGCTCTTTCAAAGTTGCGGGATTGCTGGAAACTGCCATACGAGCGTCAAATGCTCAATATGACGACCCTGACATTTTGGATAGGCTCAGGGTCAAAATGATGCCACATGAAAGCGGTGATAGGGGCTGGGATGTATTCTCATTGGAATACGATGCTAGAGTACCGCTAGACACTGTGTTCACAGAGTCTGTGATGGCGAGGTATTTAAGAATTTTTAATTTTCTCTGGAAGCTTAAAAGAGTGGAACATGCACTTATTGGAGCCTGGAAGACCTTGAAACCAAACTGTATAACTTCCAATTCTTTTATCAGATTGCAAAGTTCAGTAAAGATGCAGTTAGTTTCAGCATTGAGGCGGTGCAAAGTCCTTTGGGTTAAAATTAATCACTTCATATCAAACTTTCAGTACTATATAATGTTTGAGGTCTTGGAGATATCATGGTCAAACTTTTTAAGTGAGATGGAAGTAGCCAAGGATCTTGATGATCTACTTGCAGCTCATGAGAAATATATGGATTCAATTGTAGAGAAATCTCTTCTTGGAGAACTCTCCCAATCTCTCTACAAGTCATTAGTGGTAATATTTGATCTTATATTACGTTTCCGTAGCCATGCGGATATTTTATATGAAGGTATTCACATGTTGCAAGCAAG AATAACGGAGTCCTCCCTATCCTCTCGAGACCAGAAGAAAACACGAAAGCAATTGAAAGATAAGTCATTGGATGAAGGATCCTGGGTTGCTGATGGGAAAAAAGCCTTGACACAACATGCTGGTGAATTTCTTCGAAAAATGGAACAAGATCTAGATGCAATTACCAAGGAGTATACGTCATTGCAAGAGGAGTTCATTTCTCAGTTGCCTGTACAGCAGCATGTTGATCTTAAGTTTCTCTTTTTTCGTCTTGACTTCAATGACTTTTATAGGCGGGTTGTGTCGTAG